In the Candidatus Saccharibacteria bacterium oral taxon 488 genome, one interval contains:
- the rpoD gene encoding RNA polymerase sigma factor RpoD, with amino-acid sequence MNNDQQYTPTNDDPLEPDLTAVHDDEEIEDLEALNAGQYLDDISDDSVRLYLREIGKIPLLSSDEEMELARRIIEGDKKAKDKMAEANMRLVVSIAKRYSGRGLDFLDLIQEGNTGLLRAVEKFDPDKGFKFSTYATWWIRQAITRAIADQARTIRIPVHMIETINKLVRTQRRLTQELNREPTMEELSKEMDMEPEKIEYINKIRQETSSLDAGIGRDGDEEDSVLGDFIEDEDTISPEESATNQLLKEKVAEVLSSLSDREQKIVRMRFGLDNGGKSHTLEEVGQQFAVTRERIRQIEAKALAKLRKHKDAKKLYEYLS; translated from the coding sequence GTGAACAACGACCAGCAATACACCCCGACCAATGACGATCCACTCGAGCCAGATTTGACGGCGGTACATGATGACGAGGAGATAGAAGATCTCGAGGCGTTGAACGCTGGCCAGTATCTGGATGATATTTCGGACGATTCGGTGCGGTTGTATTTGCGTGAGATCGGTAAGATACCGCTGTTAAGTTCGGATGAGGAAATGGAGCTGGCGCGGCGAATCATCGAGGGCGATAAGAAGGCTAAGGACAAGATGGCTGAGGCGAACATGCGTTTGGTGGTGTCGATTGCCAAGCGGTATTCGGGCCGTGGGTTGGATTTTCTGGACTTGATCCAGGAGGGCAATACTGGCTTGCTGCGCGCCGTGGAGAAGTTTGATCCGGACAAGGGCTTTAAGTTTTCGACCTACGCGACGTGGTGGATTCGCCAGGCGATTACCCGGGCGATCGCTGATCAGGCGCGGACGATTCGCATTCCCGTGCACATGATCGAGACGATTAACAAGCTGGTGCGGACGCAGCGACGGCTTACCCAGGAGCTGAACCGCGAGCCGACGATGGAAGAATTGTCCAAGGAAATGGACATGGAGCCAGAAAAGATTGAATATATCAATAAAATTCGGCAAGAGACGTCGAGTTTGGATGCTGGCATTGGGCGTGATGGTGATGAGGAAGATTCAGTGTTGGGTGATTTCATCGAGGATGAAGATACGATTTCGCCAGAAGAATCAGCGACCAATCAGCTGCTGAAGGAAAAGGTGGCTGAGGTGCTGTCGAGTCTGTCTGATCGCGAGCAAAAGATTGTGCGCATGCGGTTTGGGCTGGACAATGGCGGCAAAAGCCATACGCTCGAGGAAGTCGGCCAGCAATTTGCTGTGACGCGCGAACGAATTCGCCAGATTGAAGCGAAGGCTTTGGCGAAGCTACGGAAGCACAAAGACGCTAAAAAGTTATATGAGTATTTGAGCTAG
- a CDS encoding AAA family ATPase, whose translation MTQPHANIIALVGLAGSGKSSAVEYFTKKGIPKIYFGGIIYKAMEEAGIEPTWDNQQKFREEIRRREGKDFVVKRVVKSAHDLIDAGQKLIVLDGLYTWSEYKILKHEFPGQMSVIAVVTPKHLRYQRMAKRPERPMQPREVDQRDWSEIENLEKGGPIAIADYFVMNDHGLDELYAQLEAVTHHEHFCKAPEQC comes from the coding sequence ATGACACAACCACATGCAAACATTATCGCCCTCGTCGGTCTGGCTGGTAGCGGCAAAAGTTCGGCGGTCGAATATTTCACCAAAAAGGGTATTCCGAAAATCTATTTTGGCGGCATCATCTACAAGGCCATGGAAGAAGCTGGCATTGAACCAACGTGGGACAATCAGCAAAAATTCCGCGAGGAAATTCGCCGACGCGAAGGCAAAGATTTCGTGGTCAAGCGCGTCGTTAAATCCGCACATGACTTGATTGACGCTGGCCAAAAACTGATCGTCCTGGACGGCTTGTATACCTGGAGTGAATATAAAATTCTCAAGCACGAATTCCCTGGCCAAATGTCCGTCATCGCCGTTGTCACGCCAAAACACCTGCGTTATCAACGTATGGCCAAACGCCCTGAGCGACCGATGCAACCACGCGAAGTTGACCAACGCGATTGGTCGGAAATTGAAAACCTGGAAAAAGGCGGACCAATTGCCATCGCCGATTATTTTGTGATGAACGACCACGGACTGGACGAGCTATACGCGCAGTTAGAAGCCGTCACTCACCACGAACATTTTTGTAAGGCGCCTGAGCAGTGCTGA
- the mutM gene encoding bifunctional DNA-formamidopyrimidine glycosylase/DNA-(apurinic or apyrimidinic site) lyase, protein MPELPEVETVRRGLAELLPGRVVARVAVFDSPKSFPNAPADVEQFLYGARVTAVRRRAKVLMIDLDTRYSLVVHLKMTGQLVFRQRSRHGARVSPKKSRGPRKVAHNFSADTAREIDDFAGGHPNDSLIGELPDRSTRVQIDFVDGSRLFFNDQRKFGWVKLLPTDEVKNLPFMQKVGPEPLDPNTRAEDFIQRIRRRQNSMIKPAFLDQTVIAGVGNIYADEALWAAQIHPQTRVKKVNDQQLNTLFNELRRILQLSIDQGGSTDKNYVDAEGQKGNYLTFARVFRREGQACHRHPDQEIIKLKVGGRGTHICPVCQKPPIFDK, encoded by the coding sequence ATGCCGGAACTTCCCGAAGTCGAGACGGTTCGCCGCGGGTTGGCAGAGTTACTGCCGGGCCGAGTGGTGGCGCGAGTGGCAGTGTTTGACTCGCCGAAGAGTTTTCCGAATGCGCCGGCTGATGTCGAACAATTTTTGTATGGCGCGCGCGTGACGGCGGTGCGGCGGCGGGCAAAGGTGCTGATGATTGATTTGGATACGCGCTATTCGCTGGTGGTGCATTTGAAGATGACGGGGCAGTTGGTGTTTCGCCAACGCTCTCGCCATGGCGCTCGGGTATCCCCAAAAAAATCTCGGGGCCCACGTAAAGTTGCCCACAATTTTTCTGCGGATACCGCTCGCGAGATCGACGACTTCGCTGGCGGCCATCCGAACGATAGCTTAATCGGCGAGCTGCCGGATCGGTCGACGCGGGTGCAGATTGATTTTGTGGACGGGTCGCGGCTGTTTTTTAATGATCAGCGCAAGTTTGGCTGGGTAAAATTGCTGCCGACTGACGAAGTGAAAAACCTGCCGTTCATGCAAAAAGTTGGGCCGGAGCCGCTTGATCCCAATACACGCGCCGAGGATTTCATCCAGCGGATTCGCCGCCGCCAGAATTCGATGATCAAGCCGGCTTTTCTTGACCAGACGGTGATCGCAGGCGTTGGTAATATTTATGCGGACGAGGCGCTGTGGGCAGCACAGATTCATCCGCAAACGCGGGTAAAAAAGGTTAATGATCAGCAGTTGAATACATTATTTAATGAGTTGCGGCGCATCTTGCAGCTCAGTATTGACCAGGGCGGCTCGACGGATAAAAATTATGTTGATGCTGAGGGCCAGAAAGGCAATTATCTGACATTTGCTCGTGTGTTTCGCCGCGAAGGCCAGGCTTGCCATCGCCACCCCGACCAAGAAATTATCAAGCTAAAAGTTGGCGGCCGCGGCACACATATTTGTCCGGTGTGCCAGAAGCCACCGATATTTGACAAATAG